The following proteins come from a genomic window of Acinonyx jubatus isolate Ajub_Pintada_27869175 chromosome C1, VMU_Ajub_asm_v1.0, whole genome shotgun sequence:
- the MOV10 gene encoding helicase MOV-10 isoform X2 translates to MGGGGGDWTERPKGRLSFISTDPPAWAAAAAAAAMPSKFSCRQLRETGQCFESFLVVRGLDMETDRERLRTVYNWDFKISFGTPAPGFSSMLYGMKIANLAYVTKTRVRFFRLDRWADVWFPEKRRVKVGSDISKHHKSLLAKIFYDRAEYLHGKHGVDVEVQGPHEARDGQLLIRLDLNRKEVLTLRLRNGGTQPVTLTHLFPLCRTPQFAFYNGDQELPCPLGPGECYELQVHCKTSFVGYFPATVLWELLGPGEPGSEGAGTFYIARFLAAVAHSPLAAQLKPTTPFKRTRITGNPVVTSRIEEGERPDRAKGYDLELSMALGTYYPPPRLRQLLPILLQGTSIFTAPKEIAEIKAQLETALQWRNYEVKLRLLLHLEELQMEHDIRHYDLESVPMTWDPVDQNPRLLTLEVPGVTESRPSVLRGDHLFALLSSETHQEDPVTYKGFVHKVELDRVKLSFSMSLLSRFVDGLTFKVNFTFNRQPLRVQHRALELTGRWLLWPMLFPVASRGVPLLPSDVKLKLYDRSLESNPEQLQAMKNIVMGTTRPAPYIIFGPPGTGKTVTLVEAIKQVVKHLPKAHILACAPSNSGADLLCQRLRVHLPSSIYRLLAPSRDIRMVPEDIKPCCNWDAKKGDYVFPAKKKLQEYRVLITTLITASRLVSAQFPIDHFTHIFIDEAGHSMEPESLVAIAGLMEVKETDNPGGQLVLAGDPRQLGPVLRSPLTQKHGLGYSLLERLLTYNALYKKGSNGYNPQFITKLLRNYRSHPTILDIPNRLYYDGELQACADVVDRERFCRWEGLPRQGFPIIFHGVMGKDEREGNSPSFFNPEEAATVTSYLKLLLAPSSKKGKARLSPRSVGVISPYRKQVEKIRYCITKLDKELRGLDDIKDLKVGSVEEFQGQERSVILISTVRSSQSFVQLDLDFNLGFLKNPKRFNVAVTRAKALLIVVGNPLLLGHDPDWKVFLEFCKENGGYTGCPFPAKLDLQQGQNLLQGLSKLRPSTSGPQSHDYLPQEREGEDGLSLQVEPEWRNEL, encoded by the exons atgggaggagggggaggggattggACGGAGAGACCGAAGGGAAGACTCAG TTTCATTTCCACGGACCCTCCTGCCTgggccgcagccgcagccgccgccgcgaTGCCCAGTAAGTTCAGCTGCCGGCAGCTCCGGGAGACGGGCCAGTGCTTCGAGAGTTTCCTGGTCGTTCGGGGACTGGACATGGAGACAGATCGCGAGCGGCTGCGGACCGTTTATAACTGGGATTTCAAGATCAG CTTTGGGACCCCTGCCCCTGGCTTCTCCTCCATGCTGTATGGAATGAAGATTGCAAATCTGGCCTACGTCACCAAGACTCGGGTCAGGTTCTTCAGACTCGACCGCTGGGCCGACGTGTGGTTCCCAGAAAAAAGGAGAGTGAAGGTGGGGTCAGACATCAGCAAACACCACAAGTCACTGCTAGCCAAGATCTTTTACGACag GGCTGAGTATCTTCACGGGAAACATGGGGTGGACGTGGAAGTCCAGGGGCCCCATGAAGCCCGAGATGGGCAGCTCCTTATCCGCCTGGATTTGAACCGCAAGGAGGTGCTGACCCTGAGGCTTCGGAATGGAGGAACCCAGCCTGTCACCCTCACTCATCTCTTCCCACTCTGCCGGACCCCCCAGTTTGCCTTCTACAATGGAGACCAGGAGCTGCCCTGCCCACTGGGCCCTG GCGAGTGCTACGAGCTCCAGGTCCACTGTAAGACCAGCTTTGTGGGCTACTTCCCAGCCACGGTGCTCTGGGAGCTGCTGGGACCTGGGGAGCCAGGTTCGGAAGGAGCCGGCACTTTCTACATTGCCCGCTTCTTGGCTGCCGTTGCCCACAGTCCCCTGGCTGCACAGCTGAAGCCCACGACTCCCTTCAAGCGGACCCGGATCACTGGAAACCCTGTAGTGACCAGCCGgatagaggaaggagagagacctgACCG CGCCAAGGGCTATGACTTGGAGCTGAGCATGGCGCTGGGGACATACTACCCACCCCCTCGCCTCCGGCAGCTGCTCCCCATCCTTCTTCAGGGGACAAGTATCTTCACTGCCCCAAAGGAGATTGCTGAGATCAA GGCCCAGCTCGAGACAGCCCTGCAGTGGAGAAATTACGAGGTGAAGCTCCGGCTGCTGCTGCACCTGGAAGAGCTGCAGATGGAGCATGACATCCGGCACTACGACCTGGAGTCGGTGCCCATGACCTGGGACCCCGTAGACCAGAACCCCAGACTGCTCACACTGGAG GTTCCCGGAGTGACTGAGAGCCGCCCCTCAGTGCTACGGGGTGACCACCTGTTTGCACTTTTGTCCTCCGAGACACATCAGGAGGACCCCGTCACCTACAAGGGCTTTGTACACAAGGTGGAATTGGACCGTGTCAAGCTGAGCTTTTCCATGAG CCTCCTGAGCCGCTTTGTGGATGGGCTGACCTTCAAGGTGAACTTCACCTTCAACCGCCAGCCCCTGCGGGTGCAACACCGTGCCCTGGAGCTGACGGGGCGCTGGCTGCTGTGGCCCATGCTCTTTCCTGTGGCCTCCCGTGGGGTCCCGCTGCTGCCCTCAGATGTGAAGCTCAA GCTGTATGACCGCAGTCTGGAGTCAAACCCTGAGCAGCTGCAGGCCATGAAGAACATCGTTATGGGCACCACCCGTCCAGCCCCCTACATTATCTTTGGGCCTCCAGGCACTGGCAAGACTGTCACCCTGGTGGAAGCCATTAAGCAG GTGGTGAAGCACTTGCCCAAAGCCCACATCCTGGCCTGCGCTCCGTCCAACTCAGGAGCTGACCTTCTCTGCCAGCGGCTCCGGGTCCACCTGCCCAGCTCCATCTACCGCCTCCTGGCCCCCAGCAGGGACATTCGCATGGTGCCCGAGGACATCAAG CCCTGCTGCAACTGGGATGCGAAGAAAGGGGATTATGTGTTTCCCGCCAAGAAGAAGCTGCAGGAGTATCGTGTCTTAATTACCACCCTCATCACGGCCAGCAG GTTGGTCTCAGCTCAGTTTCCCATCGATCACTTCACACACATCTTCATCGATGAGGCCGGCCACTCCATGGAGCCCGAGAGTCTGGTGGCCATAGCAG GGCTGATGGAAGTCAAGGAAACAGACAATCCAGGAGGGCAGCTGGTGCTGGCAGGAGACCCTAGGCAGCTGGGGCCCGTGCTGCGCTCCCCGCTGACCCAGAAGCATGGCCTGGGGTACTCCCTGCTGGAGCGGCTGCTGACCTACAACGCCCTGTACAAGAAGGGCTCCAATGGCTATAACCCCCAGTTCATAACCAAGCTGCTGCGCAACTACAG GTCTCACCCCACCATACTGGACATTCCCAACCGACTCTATTATGATGGGGAATTGCAGGCCTGTGCCGACGTCGTGGACCGAGAGCGCTTCTGCCGATGGGAGGGTCTGCCTCGACAG GGCTTTCCCATCATCTTTCACGGCGTAATGGGCAAGGACGAGCGTGAGGGTAACAGCCCATCATTCTTCAACCCTGAAGAGGCTGCCACAGTGACCTCCTACCTGAAGCTGCTCCTGGCCCCCTCCTCGAAGAAGGGCAAAGCCCGCCTGAGCCCCCGAAGCGTGGGCGTCATCTCTCCCTACCGGAAGCAG GTGGAAAAAATCCGTTATTGCATCACCAAACTTGACAAGGAGCTTCGGGGACTGGATGACATCAAAGACTTAAAG GTGGGCTCCGTAGAAGAGTTCCAAGGCCAAGAGCGCAGCGTCATTCTCATCTCCACCGTGCGGAGCAGCCAGAGCTTTGTGCAGCTGGATCTGGACTTCAACCTGGGTTTCCTTAAGAACCCCAAG AGGTTCAACGTGGCTGTGACCCGGGCCAAGGCTTTGCTCATCGTGGTGGGCAACCCGCTGCTCCTGGGCCATGACCCTGACTGGAAAGT ATTCCTGGAGTTCTGTAAAGAAAACGGGGGGTATACCgggtgccccttccctgccaaaCTGGATCTGCAGCAGGGACAGAACTTACTCCAAGGTCTGAGCAAGCTCAGGCCCTCTACCTCAG GGCCCCAAAGTCACGACTACCTCCCCCAGGAACGGGAGGGAGAAGACGGCCTGTCCCTGCAGGTAGAGCCAGAGTGGAGGAATGAGCTCTGA
- the MOV10 gene encoding helicase MOV-10 isoform X3, which produces MGEGGVPLASVLISVPSSLGEVLDELPQSSCSQPSFISTDPPAWAAAAAAAAMPSKFSCRQLRETGQCFESFLVVRGLDMETDRERLRTVYNWDFKISFGTPAPGFSSMLYGMKIANLAYVTKTRVRFFRLDRWADVWFPEKRRVKVGSDISKHHKSLLAKIFYDRAEYLHGKHGVDVEVQGPHEARDGQLLIRLDLNRKEVLTLRLRNGGTQPVTLTHLFPLCRTPQFAFYNGDQELPCPLGPGECYELQVHCKTSFVGYFPATVLWELLGPGEPGSEGAGTFYIARFLAAVAHSPLAAQLKPTTPFKRTRITGNPVVTSRIEEGERPDRAKGYDLELSMALGTYYPPPRLRQLLPILLQGTSIFTAPKEIAEIKAQLETALQWRNYEVKLRLLLHLEELQMEHDIRHYDLESVPMTWDPVDQNPRLLTLEVPGVTESRPSVLRGDHLFALLSSETHQEDPVTYKGFVHKVELDRVKLSFSMSLLSRFVDGLTFKVNFTFNRQPLRVQHRALELTGRWLLWPMLFPVASRGVPLLPSDVKLKLYDRSLESNPEQLQAMKNIVMGTTRPAPYIIFGPPGTGKTVTLVEAIKQVVKHLPKAHILACAPSNSGADLLCQRLRVHLPSSIYRLLAPSRDIRMVPEDIKPCCNWDAKKGDYVFPAKKKLQEYRVLITTLITASRLVSAQFPIDHFTHIFIDEAGHSMEPESLVAIAGLMEVKETDNPGGQLVLAGDPRQLGPVLRSPLTQKHGLGYSLLERLLTYNALYKKGSNGYNPQFITKLLRNYRSHPTILDIPNRLYYDGELQACADVVDRERFCRWEGLPRQGFPIIFHGVMGKDEREGNSPSFFNPEEAATVTSYLKLLLAPSSKKGKARLSPRSVGVISPYRKQVEKIRYCITKLDKELRGLDDIKDLKVGSVEEFQGQERSVILISTVRSSQSFVQLDLDFNLGFLKNPKRFNVAVTRAKALLIVVGNPLLLGHDPDWKVAPKSRLPPPGTGGRRRPVPAGRARVEE; this is translated from the exons atgggggaggggggcgtgccGCTCGCTTCCGTACTGATTTCTGTCCCTAGCAGTCTGGGGGAGGTGCTGGATGAGCTGCCCCAGTCCAGCTGCAGCCAACCCAG TTTCATTTCCACGGACCCTCCTGCCTgggccgcagccgcagccgccgccgcgaTGCCCAGTAAGTTCAGCTGCCGGCAGCTCCGGGAGACGGGCCAGTGCTTCGAGAGTTTCCTGGTCGTTCGGGGACTGGACATGGAGACAGATCGCGAGCGGCTGCGGACCGTTTATAACTGGGATTTCAAGATCAG CTTTGGGACCCCTGCCCCTGGCTTCTCCTCCATGCTGTATGGAATGAAGATTGCAAATCTGGCCTACGTCACCAAGACTCGGGTCAGGTTCTTCAGACTCGACCGCTGGGCCGACGTGTGGTTCCCAGAAAAAAGGAGAGTGAAGGTGGGGTCAGACATCAGCAAACACCACAAGTCACTGCTAGCCAAGATCTTTTACGACag GGCTGAGTATCTTCACGGGAAACATGGGGTGGACGTGGAAGTCCAGGGGCCCCATGAAGCCCGAGATGGGCAGCTCCTTATCCGCCTGGATTTGAACCGCAAGGAGGTGCTGACCCTGAGGCTTCGGAATGGAGGAACCCAGCCTGTCACCCTCACTCATCTCTTCCCACTCTGCCGGACCCCCCAGTTTGCCTTCTACAATGGAGACCAGGAGCTGCCCTGCCCACTGGGCCCTG GCGAGTGCTACGAGCTCCAGGTCCACTGTAAGACCAGCTTTGTGGGCTACTTCCCAGCCACGGTGCTCTGGGAGCTGCTGGGACCTGGGGAGCCAGGTTCGGAAGGAGCCGGCACTTTCTACATTGCCCGCTTCTTGGCTGCCGTTGCCCACAGTCCCCTGGCTGCACAGCTGAAGCCCACGACTCCCTTCAAGCGGACCCGGATCACTGGAAACCCTGTAGTGACCAGCCGgatagaggaaggagagagacctgACCG CGCCAAGGGCTATGACTTGGAGCTGAGCATGGCGCTGGGGACATACTACCCACCCCCTCGCCTCCGGCAGCTGCTCCCCATCCTTCTTCAGGGGACAAGTATCTTCACTGCCCCAAAGGAGATTGCTGAGATCAA GGCCCAGCTCGAGACAGCCCTGCAGTGGAGAAATTACGAGGTGAAGCTCCGGCTGCTGCTGCACCTGGAAGAGCTGCAGATGGAGCATGACATCCGGCACTACGACCTGGAGTCGGTGCCCATGACCTGGGACCCCGTAGACCAGAACCCCAGACTGCTCACACTGGAG GTTCCCGGAGTGACTGAGAGCCGCCCCTCAGTGCTACGGGGTGACCACCTGTTTGCACTTTTGTCCTCCGAGACACATCAGGAGGACCCCGTCACCTACAAGGGCTTTGTACACAAGGTGGAATTGGACCGTGTCAAGCTGAGCTTTTCCATGAG CCTCCTGAGCCGCTTTGTGGATGGGCTGACCTTCAAGGTGAACTTCACCTTCAACCGCCAGCCCCTGCGGGTGCAACACCGTGCCCTGGAGCTGACGGGGCGCTGGCTGCTGTGGCCCATGCTCTTTCCTGTGGCCTCCCGTGGGGTCCCGCTGCTGCCCTCAGATGTGAAGCTCAA GCTGTATGACCGCAGTCTGGAGTCAAACCCTGAGCAGCTGCAGGCCATGAAGAACATCGTTATGGGCACCACCCGTCCAGCCCCCTACATTATCTTTGGGCCTCCAGGCACTGGCAAGACTGTCACCCTGGTGGAAGCCATTAAGCAG GTGGTGAAGCACTTGCCCAAAGCCCACATCCTGGCCTGCGCTCCGTCCAACTCAGGAGCTGACCTTCTCTGCCAGCGGCTCCGGGTCCACCTGCCCAGCTCCATCTACCGCCTCCTGGCCCCCAGCAGGGACATTCGCATGGTGCCCGAGGACATCAAG CCCTGCTGCAACTGGGATGCGAAGAAAGGGGATTATGTGTTTCCCGCCAAGAAGAAGCTGCAGGAGTATCGTGTCTTAATTACCACCCTCATCACGGCCAGCAG GTTGGTCTCAGCTCAGTTTCCCATCGATCACTTCACACACATCTTCATCGATGAGGCCGGCCACTCCATGGAGCCCGAGAGTCTGGTGGCCATAGCAG GGCTGATGGAAGTCAAGGAAACAGACAATCCAGGAGGGCAGCTGGTGCTGGCAGGAGACCCTAGGCAGCTGGGGCCCGTGCTGCGCTCCCCGCTGACCCAGAAGCATGGCCTGGGGTACTCCCTGCTGGAGCGGCTGCTGACCTACAACGCCCTGTACAAGAAGGGCTCCAATGGCTATAACCCCCAGTTCATAACCAAGCTGCTGCGCAACTACAG GTCTCACCCCACCATACTGGACATTCCCAACCGACTCTATTATGATGGGGAATTGCAGGCCTGTGCCGACGTCGTGGACCGAGAGCGCTTCTGCCGATGGGAGGGTCTGCCTCGACAG GGCTTTCCCATCATCTTTCACGGCGTAATGGGCAAGGACGAGCGTGAGGGTAACAGCCCATCATTCTTCAACCCTGAAGAGGCTGCCACAGTGACCTCCTACCTGAAGCTGCTCCTGGCCCCCTCCTCGAAGAAGGGCAAAGCCCGCCTGAGCCCCCGAAGCGTGGGCGTCATCTCTCCCTACCGGAAGCAG GTGGAAAAAATCCGTTATTGCATCACCAAACTTGACAAGGAGCTTCGGGGACTGGATGACATCAAAGACTTAAAG GTGGGCTCCGTAGAAGAGTTCCAAGGCCAAGAGCGCAGCGTCATTCTCATCTCCACCGTGCGGAGCAGCCAGAGCTTTGTGCAGCTGGATCTGGACTTCAACCTGGGTTTCCTTAAGAACCCCAAG AGGTTCAACGTGGCTGTGACCCGGGCCAAGGCTTTGCTCATCGTGGTGGGCAACCCGCTGCTCCTGGGCCATGACCCTGACTGGAAAGT GGCCCCAAAGTCACGACTACCTCCCCCAGGAACGGGAGGGAGAAGACGGCCTGTCCCTGCAGGTAGAGCCAGAGTGGAGGAATGA
- the MOV10 gene encoding helicase MOV-10 isoform X1, producing the protein MGEGGVPLASVLISVPSSLGEVLDELPQSSCSQPSFISTDPPAWAAAAAAAAMPSKFSCRQLRETGQCFESFLVVRGLDMETDRERLRTVYNWDFKISFGTPAPGFSSMLYGMKIANLAYVTKTRVRFFRLDRWADVWFPEKRRVKVGSDISKHHKSLLAKIFYDRAEYLHGKHGVDVEVQGPHEARDGQLLIRLDLNRKEVLTLRLRNGGTQPVTLTHLFPLCRTPQFAFYNGDQELPCPLGPGECYELQVHCKTSFVGYFPATVLWELLGPGEPGSEGAGTFYIARFLAAVAHSPLAAQLKPTTPFKRTRITGNPVVTSRIEEGERPDRAKGYDLELSMALGTYYPPPRLRQLLPILLQGTSIFTAPKEIAEIKAQLETALQWRNYEVKLRLLLHLEELQMEHDIRHYDLESVPMTWDPVDQNPRLLTLEVPGVTESRPSVLRGDHLFALLSSETHQEDPVTYKGFVHKVELDRVKLSFSMSLLSRFVDGLTFKVNFTFNRQPLRVQHRALELTGRWLLWPMLFPVASRGVPLLPSDVKLKLYDRSLESNPEQLQAMKNIVMGTTRPAPYIIFGPPGTGKTVTLVEAIKQVVKHLPKAHILACAPSNSGADLLCQRLRVHLPSSIYRLLAPSRDIRMVPEDIKPCCNWDAKKGDYVFPAKKKLQEYRVLITTLITASRLVSAQFPIDHFTHIFIDEAGHSMEPESLVAIAGLMEVKETDNPGGQLVLAGDPRQLGPVLRSPLTQKHGLGYSLLERLLTYNALYKKGSNGYNPQFITKLLRNYRSHPTILDIPNRLYYDGELQACADVVDRERFCRWEGLPRQGFPIIFHGVMGKDEREGNSPSFFNPEEAATVTSYLKLLLAPSSKKGKARLSPRSVGVISPYRKQVEKIRYCITKLDKELRGLDDIKDLKVGSVEEFQGQERSVILISTVRSSQSFVQLDLDFNLGFLKNPKRFNVAVTRAKALLIVVGNPLLLGHDPDWKVFLEFCKENGGYTGCPFPAKLDLQQGQNLLQGLSKLRPSTSGPQSHDYLPQEREGEDGLSLQVEPEWRNEL; encoded by the exons atgggggaggggggcgtgccGCTCGCTTCCGTACTGATTTCTGTCCCTAGCAGTCTGGGGGAGGTGCTGGATGAGCTGCCCCAGTCCAGCTGCAGCCAACCCAG TTTCATTTCCACGGACCCTCCTGCCTgggccgcagccgcagccgccgccgcgaTGCCCAGTAAGTTCAGCTGCCGGCAGCTCCGGGAGACGGGCCAGTGCTTCGAGAGTTTCCTGGTCGTTCGGGGACTGGACATGGAGACAGATCGCGAGCGGCTGCGGACCGTTTATAACTGGGATTTCAAGATCAG CTTTGGGACCCCTGCCCCTGGCTTCTCCTCCATGCTGTATGGAATGAAGATTGCAAATCTGGCCTACGTCACCAAGACTCGGGTCAGGTTCTTCAGACTCGACCGCTGGGCCGACGTGTGGTTCCCAGAAAAAAGGAGAGTGAAGGTGGGGTCAGACATCAGCAAACACCACAAGTCACTGCTAGCCAAGATCTTTTACGACag GGCTGAGTATCTTCACGGGAAACATGGGGTGGACGTGGAAGTCCAGGGGCCCCATGAAGCCCGAGATGGGCAGCTCCTTATCCGCCTGGATTTGAACCGCAAGGAGGTGCTGACCCTGAGGCTTCGGAATGGAGGAACCCAGCCTGTCACCCTCACTCATCTCTTCCCACTCTGCCGGACCCCCCAGTTTGCCTTCTACAATGGAGACCAGGAGCTGCCCTGCCCACTGGGCCCTG GCGAGTGCTACGAGCTCCAGGTCCACTGTAAGACCAGCTTTGTGGGCTACTTCCCAGCCACGGTGCTCTGGGAGCTGCTGGGACCTGGGGAGCCAGGTTCGGAAGGAGCCGGCACTTTCTACATTGCCCGCTTCTTGGCTGCCGTTGCCCACAGTCCCCTGGCTGCACAGCTGAAGCCCACGACTCCCTTCAAGCGGACCCGGATCACTGGAAACCCTGTAGTGACCAGCCGgatagaggaaggagagagacctgACCG CGCCAAGGGCTATGACTTGGAGCTGAGCATGGCGCTGGGGACATACTACCCACCCCCTCGCCTCCGGCAGCTGCTCCCCATCCTTCTTCAGGGGACAAGTATCTTCACTGCCCCAAAGGAGATTGCTGAGATCAA GGCCCAGCTCGAGACAGCCCTGCAGTGGAGAAATTACGAGGTGAAGCTCCGGCTGCTGCTGCACCTGGAAGAGCTGCAGATGGAGCATGACATCCGGCACTACGACCTGGAGTCGGTGCCCATGACCTGGGACCCCGTAGACCAGAACCCCAGACTGCTCACACTGGAG GTTCCCGGAGTGACTGAGAGCCGCCCCTCAGTGCTACGGGGTGACCACCTGTTTGCACTTTTGTCCTCCGAGACACATCAGGAGGACCCCGTCACCTACAAGGGCTTTGTACACAAGGTGGAATTGGACCGTGTCAAGCTGAGCTTTTCCATGAG CCTCCTGAGCCGCTTTGTGGATGGGCTGACCTTCAAGGTGAACTTCACCTTCAACCGCCAGCCCCTGCGGGTGCAACACCGTGCCCTGGAGCTGACGGGGCGCTGGCTGCTGTGGCCCATGCTCTTTCCTGTGGCCTCCCGTGGGGTCCCGCTGCTGCCCTCAGATGTGAAGCTCAA GCTGTATGACCGCAGTCTGGAGTCAAACCCTGAGCAGCTGCAGGCCATGAAGAACATCGTTATGGGCACCACCCGTCCAGCCCCCTACATTATCTTTGGGCCTCCAGGCACTGGCAAGACTGTCACCCTGGTGGAAGCCATTAAGCAG GTGGTGAAGCACTTGCCCAAAGCCCACATCCTGGCCTGCGCTCCGTCCAACTCAGGAGCTGACCTTCTCTGCCAGCGGCTCCGGGTCCACCTGCCCAGCTCCATCTACCGCCTCCTGGCCCCCAGCAGGGACATTCGCATGGTGCCCGAGGACATCAAG CCCTGCTGCAACTGGGATGCGAAGAAAGGGGATTATGTGTTTCCCGCCAAGAAGAAGCTGCAGGAGTATCGTGTCTTAATTACCACCCTCATCACGGCCAGCAG GTTGGTCTCAGCTCAGTTTCCCATCGATCACTTCACACACATCTTCATCGATGAGGCCGGCCACTCCATGGAGCCCGAGAGTCTGGTGGCCATAGCAG GGCTGATGGAAGTCAAGGAAACAGACAATCCAGGAGGGCAGCTGGTGCTGGCAGGAGACCCTAGGCAGCTGGGGCCCGTGCTGCGCTCCCCGCTGACCCAGAAGCATGGCCTGGGGTACTCCCTGCTGGAGCGGCTGCTGACCTACAACGCCCTGTACAAGAAGGGCTCCAATGGCTATAACCCCCAGTTCATAACCAAGCTGCTGCGCAACTACAG GTCTCACCCCACCATACTGGACATTCCCAACCGACTCTATTATGATGGGGAATTGCAGGCCTGTGCCGACGTCGTGGACCGAGAGCGCTTCTGCCGATGGGAGGGTCTGCCTCGACAG GGCTTTCCCATCATCTTTCACGGCGTAATGGGCAAGGACGAGCGTGAGGGTAACAGCCCATCATTCTTCAACCCTGAAGAGGCTGCCACAGTGACCTCCTACCTGAAGCTGCTCCTGGCCCCCTCCTCGAAGAAGGGCAAAGCCCGCCTGAGCCCCCGAAGCGTGGGCGTCATCTCTCCCTACCGGAAGCAG GTGGAAAAAATCCGTTATTGCATCACCAAACTTGACAAGGAGCTTCGGGGACTGGATGACATCAAAGACTTAAAG GTGGGCTCCGTAGAAGAGTTCCAAGGCCAAGAGCGCAGCGTCATTCTCATCTCCACCGTGCGGAGCAGCCAGAGCTTTGTGCAGCTGGATCTGGACTTCAACCTGGGTTTCCTTAAGAACCCCAAG AGGTTCAACGTGGCTGTGACCCGGGCCAAGGCTTTGCTCATCGTGGTGGGCAACCCGCTGCTCCTGGGCCATGACCCTGACTGGAAAGT ATTCCTGGAGTTCTGTAAAGAAAACGGGGGGTATACCgggtgccccttccctgccaaaCTGGATCTGCAGCAGGGACAGAACTTACTCCAAGGTCTGAGCAAGCTCAGGCCCTCTACCTCAG GGCCCCAAAGTCACGACTACCTCCCCCAGGAACGGGAGGGAGAAGACGGCCTGTCCCTGCAGGTAGAGCCAGAGTGGAGGAATGAGCTCTGA